The Fusibacter sp. A1 genome has a segment encoding these proteins:
- a CDS encoding mechanosensitive ion channel family protein, with product MDITRFIGIDLPFLKENFTYDLVLTLAIIILIMIAKRITLKVLHEKIQDAGSYYKVKRSVTYFSFFLALLLIIVIWFQAGGSFSTYFGLISAGLAVALKDLVANVAGWFLIVFKRPFIVGDRIEIGSVKGDVIDQRLFQFSMMEIGNWVEDDQSTGRIIHMPNSKVFTEHLANYTTGFKYIWNEINVLLTFESDWRDAKEKMQVISQNHSLHVTEDVESKIRHASKKYMIYYKYLTPIVYTTVKESGVQLTIRYLCAPQNRRPTSEKIWEDILDMVEADESIHLAYPTMRITK from the coding sequence ATGGATATAACAAGATTTATCGGAATTGACTTGCCTTTTTTAAAAGAGAATTTTACATATGATCTGGTGTTGACCCTTGCAATCATCATATTGATCATGATTGCAAAACGTATCACACTGAAAGTGCTGCACGAAAAAATCCAGGATGCAGGTAGCTATTACAAAGTAAAAAGAAGTGTGACGTATTTCTCGTTTTTCTTAGCGCTGCTCCTGATCATCGTCATCTGGTTTCAGGCAGGAGGTTCGTTCAGCACTTATTTCGGACTGATCTCAGCAGGTCTTGCTGTCGCACTTAAGGATTTGGTCGCCAATGTGGCAGGATGGTTCCTAATCGTCTTCAAACGACCGTTTATCGTAGGAGACAGGATTGAAATCGGATCTGTCAAAGGAGATGTGATCGATCAACGTCTCTTTCAATTCTCCATGATGGAAATTGGAAACTGGGTGGAAGATGACCAAAGCACAGGACGGATCATCCATATGCCCAACAGTAAAGTGTTTACTGAACATCTGGCGAATTATACGACTGGCTTCAAATATATCTGGAACGAGATCAACGTACTGTTGACGTTTGAGTCGGATTGGAGAGATGCAAAAGAAAAAATGCAGGTGATCTCTCAGAACCATTCGTTGCATGTCACAGAAGATGTGGAGTCAAAAATCAGACATGCTTCTAAAAAGTACATGATCTATTACAAATATCTCACTCCTATCGTCTACACAACGGTCAAGGAATCCGGTGTGCAGCTTACGATTAGGTACCTGTGCGCACCCCAAAACAGACGGCCTACAAGCGAAAAGATTTGGGAGGATATACTCGACATGGTAGAGGCGGACGAGAGCATACATCTTGCTTATCCAACCATGCGTATCACTAAATGA
- the tyrS gene encoding tyrosine--tRNA ligase, whose protein sequence is MNSQESFERIALGTAEIIHEEELKKMLESNRQLTIKLGLDPTAPDIHLGHAVVLRKMKHFQELGHKCVIIIGDFTGRIGDPTGKSKMRPALSESEILANAKTYENQIFKILDPDLTEVRFNSEWLSKLNFTEVIELASEFTVARMLERDDFKQRFKHQLPIGIHEFFYPIMQAFDSVAIDADIEIGGTDQRFNLLMGRTLQENKGHQKQVALFMPLLVGLDGIEKMSKSLGNYIGINESAEEIFGKVMSLSDDLMMTFYELATDITPSEKKQIENALLDGTLHPKEAKVSLAKRIIGQYHKEEDALCAQENFNRVFRDRKTPELMTELGIKGCENDLIGLILSQGLMQSKSEIKRMMIGGGIRVNGEKVRADEPPILREGDVLKVGKKHFFRLV, encoded by the coding sequence ATGAACAGTCAAGAATCATTCGAACGTATAGCGCTAGGCACCGCAGAAATCATTCACGAAGAAGAATTAAAAAAAATGCTTGAATCCAATCGTCAGCTCACCATCAAGTTGGGACTTGATCCGACTGCGCCTGATATACATCTTGGACATGCGGTCGTCCTTAGAAAAATGAAACATTTTCAAGAACTAGGACACAAGTGTGTGATCATAATCGGAGATTTCACCGGCCGAATAGGCGACCCTACTGGAAAATCCAAGATGAGACCGGCACTTTCTGAATCGGAAATACTCGCAAATGCCAAAACATACGAAAATCAGATCTTTAAAATTTTGGATCCGGACCTTACAGAAGTCAGATTCAACAGTGAATGGCTATCTAAGCTGAACTTCACTGAGGTGATAGAACTGGCTTCTGAATTCACAGTGGCTAGGATGCTTGAGCGCGACGATTTCAAGCAGCGATTCAAACATCAGCTGCCAATCGGGATTCATGAGTTCTTTTACCCGATCATGCAGGCGTTCGATTCCGTCGCCATTGATGCAGATATCGAAATTGGAGGCACCGATCAGCGATTCAACCTACTCATGGGGAGGACGCTTCAAGAAAACAAGGGTCACCAAAAACAAGTGGCGCTCTTCATGCCGCTACTGGTCGGACTCGACGGAATCGAAAAAATGAGCAAGAGTTTGGGCAATTACATTGGAATCAACGAATCTGCAGAAGAAATATTCGGAAAAGTAATGTCCCTTTCAGACGATCTGATGATGACCTTCTACGAGCTGGCGACAGATATCACACCCAGTGAAAAGAAACAGATTGAAAACGCACTGCTGGATGGCACGCTTCATCCAAAAGAGGCGAAAGTAAGTCTGGCCAAAAGAATAATAGGACAGTACCACAAGGAAGAAGATGCGCTCTGCGCACAAGAGAACTTCAACAGGGTATTCAGAGACAGGAAAACCCCGGAACTGATGACCGAATTGGGCATCAAGGGATGCGAAAACGATTTGATCGGTCTGATTCTGAGTCAAGGATTGATGCAATCCAAAAGTGAAATAAAAAGAATGATGATTGGAGGTGGAATTAGAGTCAACGGAGAAAAAGTGAGAGCGGATGAACCCCCGATCTTAAGAGAAGGGGATGTGCTTAAAGTGGGAAAGAAACATTTCTTTAGGTTGGTTTAA
- a CDS encoding TIGR03905 family TSCPD domain-containing protein produces MQSFKPSGVCANRIDFKVQDGIIEQVNFVGGCPGNLIGLTELIKGAKVEDIVEKFKGISCGGKKTSCPDQFAKALSEVV; encoded by the coding sequence ATGCAGTCTTTTAAGCCAAGTGGCGTTTGTGCCAATAGAATTGATTTTAAAGTCCAAGATGGAATCATCGAACAAGTAAATTTTGTCGGTGGATGTCCTGGGAACCTGATCGGACTCACAGAACTCATCAAAGGAGCTAAAGTCGAAGATATCGTTGAAAAATTCAAGGGGATTTCCTGCGGCGGTAAAAAGACTAGTTGTCCGGATCAGTTTGCCAAGGCTTTATCTGAGGTTGTATGA
- a CDS encoding NAD(P)H-dependent oxidoreductase subunit E, protein MSKSAAQTAPISVKDISQDIYDQLQAYIDGLETKEGAVIHCLHKAQELIGYLPKEVMLFISRGLNLPAAEVFGVVSFYSYFSTQPTGEHKISVCMGTACYVKGSEKVLEEFKKQLGLESAGTTPDMQFTLKDVRCVGACGLAPILTVGDKVYGHVSVDDVAAIVAEYKKEA, encoded by the coding sequence ATGTCTAAATCAGCAGCTCAAACTGCACCTATCAGCGTTAAAGACATTTCACAAGATATTTACGATCAGTTACAAGCGTATATCGATGGTCTTGAAACGAAAGAGGGCGCAGTGATTCACTGTTTACACAAGGCGCAAGAATTAATCGGGTACCTACCAAAAGAAGTTATGCTCTTCATCTCAAGAGGCCTTAACTTACCAGCGGCAGAAGTATTCGGCGTAGTAAGTTTTTATTCTTACTTCTCTACTCAACCTACTGGAGAACATAAGATCTCTGTATGTATGGGTACGGCTTGTTACGTTAAAGGTTCTGAAAAGGTGCTTGAAGAATTTAAAAAGCAGCTTGGCCTTGAATCAGCAGGAACTACACCAGATATGCAATTTACTCTGAAAGATGTTCGTTGCGTAGGTGCTTGCGGTCTTGCTCCAATCTTAACTGTAGGCGACAAAGTTTATGGTCATGTTAGTGTGGATGATGTTGCAGCAATCGTAGCTGAATACAAGAAGGAGGCTTAA
- a CDS encoding ferredoxin: MAIKSLEDLKKMREATLAKVQLREAGQNVDGNIEVMIGLATCGIAAGGREAMQAIIDQLAQENITDVRVVRVGCLGYCHSEPTVQVNIPGEEPVLYGNVTEAVAREIVTKHIKGKETLNDNVLMQTFTKA, encoded by the coding sequence ATGGCGATTAAATCACTCGAAGATTTGAAGAAAATGAGAGAGGCGACTCTTGCTAAAGTTCAACTTAGAGAAGCTGGTCAAAACGTGGATGGCAATATCGAAGTAATGATCGGTCTTGCAACTTGCGGTATCGCTGCCGGCGGTAGAGAAGCTATGCAAGCGATCATCGATCAATTGGCTCAAGAGAACATTACTGACGTTCGTGTTGTTCGTGTAGGTTGTCTTGGATACTGTCACTCTGAACCAACGGTTCAAGTCAATATCCCAGGAGAAGAACCTGTGCTATACGGTAACGTAACAGAAGCTGTTGCTAGAGAAATCGTTACGAAACACATTAAAGGTAAAGAAACTTTAAACGACAATGTGTTGATGCAAACATTCACTAAGGCATAG
- the nuoF gene encoding NADH-quinone oxidoreductase subunit NuoF, whose protein sequence is MGKYNGHILVCGGTGCMSQKAEGIISALEGKLAENGYDQEIQVVKTGCFGFCGAGPILKILPDNTVYVKVNEDDADTIVNEHIIKGRRIERLLYKGEDGKPQDDKNMNFYKKQYRIALRNCGLIDPENIEEYIGFDGYQALGKVLSEMTPEEVCKLVQDSGLRGRGGGGFPTGLKWEFTRREVNEQKYILCNADEGDPGAFMDRSILEGDPHSVIEAMAIGGYAIGADTGIVYIRAEYPLAITRLEIALKQAREIGLLGNDIMGTGFNFDIKVKLGAGAFVCGEETALINSVEGKRGEPNKKPPFPSVEGLWKKPSCVNNVETYANIPVIINKGPEWFASIGTEKSKGTKVFALAGKINNVGLCEVPMGITLREIIYDIGGGMFDGKEFKAVQTGGPSGGVITKADLDTPIDYDSLKAIGSMMGSGGMIVMDEDNCMVSIAKFYLEFTQDESCGKCTPCRVGTKRMYEILERITNGQGRPEDIDNLIQLGNMIKDTALCGLGQTAPNPVLSTLHFFREEYEEHIHQGFCRTGECTALAKYSILADKCIGCTLCARKCPVNCISGKVKEVHVIDQQACIKCGACLTACKFDAVIKG, encoded by the coding sequence ATGGGTAAATATAATGGTCATATCTTGGTATGTGGCGGAACAGGATGTATGTCCCAAAAAGCTGAAGGCATTATCTCAGCTCTTGAAGGTAAACTTGCTGAAAACGGTTACGATCAAGAAATTCAAGTAGTTAAAACTGGATGTTTCGGATTCTGCGGAGCTGGTCCAATTCTTAAAATATTACCAGACAACACGGTTTATGTAAAAGTCAATGAAGATGACGCAGACACAATTGTCAATGAGCACATCATCAAAGGCCGTCGTATCGAGAGACTTCTTTACAAAGGTGAAGACGGAAAACCTCAAGACGACAAAAACATGAACTTCTATAAAAAACAATATAGAATCGCACTTAGAAACTGCGGATTGATCGATCCAGAGAACATTGAAGAGTATATCGGATTTGACGGTTACCAAGCACTTGGTAAAGTATTGTCTGAAATGACTCCTGAAGAAGTTTGCAAACTTGTTCAAGACTCTGGACTTCGTGGCCGTGGTGGTGGTGGTTTCCCAACTGGTCTTAAATGGGAATTCACTCGTCGTGAAGTGAACGAGCAAAAATATATCCTTTGTAACGCTGATGAAGGGGATCCAGGCGCATTCATGGATAGATCTATCCTTGAGGGTGACCCGCATTCAGTAATCGAAGCGATGGCTATCGGTGGTTACGCGATTGGCGCAGATACAGGTATCGTATATATCCGTGCTGAGTATCCACTTGCTATCACTCGTCTTGAAATTGCACTTAAGCAAGCTAGAGAAATCGGCTTACTAGGCAATGACATCATGGGAACAGGCTTCAACTTCGACATTAAAGTTAAACTTGGTGCCGGTGCGTTTGTTTGTGGTGAAGAGACTGCTCTTATCAACTCTGTTGAAGGTAAGCGTGGCGAGCCGAACAAAAAACCTCCTTTCCCTTCAGTAGAAGGTCTTTGGAAAAAACCATCATGCGTTAACAACGTAGAAACCTATGCGAATATCCCAGTGATCATCAACAAAGGTCCAGAGTGGTTCGCTTCTATCGGTACTGAAAAGTCAAAAGGTACGAAAGTATTCGCACTTGCCGGTAAAATTAACAATGTTGGTCTTTGTGAAGTACCAATGGGTATCACGCTTAGAGAAATCATCTACGATATCGGTGGCGGTATGTTTGATGGTAAAGAATTCAAAGCGGTACAGACTGGTGGACCATCAGGTGGTGTTATCACTAAAGCTGACCTTGATACTCCAATCGACTACGATTCACTAAAAGCTATCGGTTCAATGATGGGTTCTGGTGGTATGATCGTTATGGATGAAGACAACTGTATGGTATCTATCGCTAAGTTCTACCTTGAGTTCACTCAAGACGAATCATGTGGTAAATGTACTCCATGTAGAGTCGGTACTAAGAGAATGTACGAGATTCTTGAAAGAATCACAAACGGTCAAGGTCGTCCAGAAGATATCGACAACCTGATCCAGCTTGGTAACATGATCAAAGATACAGCGCTTTGCGGTCTTGGTCAAACAGCTCCAAACCCAGTACTTTCTACACTTCACTTCTTCAGAGAAGAGTACGAAGAGCATATCCACCAAGGATTCTGTAGAACTGGCGAGTGTACTGCGCTTGCTAAGTACTCGATTCTTGCTGACAAATGTATAGGATGTACACTATGTGCAAGAAAATGCCCTGTTAACTGTATCTCAGGTAAAGTTAAAGAAGTACATGTTATTGATCAACAAGCATGTATTAAATGTGGCGCTTGTCTAACGGCTTGTAAATTTGACGCCGTAATTAAAGGTTAG
- a CDS encoding NADH-dependent [FeFe] hydrogenase, group A6, which translates to MKMLNITINGKQLQVAEGTTVLNAAKEVGVHIPTLCHMDLEGFGIVNQVASCRVCVVEVEGRPALAPSCAEKCFEGMVVKTDSIRAITGRRMAVELLLSNHPKDCLTCTKNLSCELQSLANELNVREIKWDGEMMAFEKDTTSKSIVKDPNKCVMCRRCETMCNTVQTCGILSAVNRGFNTFVGPAFNMDMADSSCTFCGQCVAVCPTAALTEVNDISKVWSALMNPKKHVMVQVAPAIRVAIGEEFGIPAGEITTGKLAASLRKLGFDGVFDTDFAADLTIMEEASELVHRLTHNGTLPILTSCCPAWVKFFEHQFPDMLDIPSSCKSPQIMFGAVAKTYYAEKKGLNPDDITVVSIMPCLAKKAEAARPELAGDDLQNVDLVLSTREYAQMLKEAGVDFANLEDEDFDKMLGESTGASVIFGATGGVIEAATRTAYEWVTGETLEDVNFHQLRGLEGIRAAEIQVGDLTLNIGIAHGLGNARKLLEDIRDGKSHFHAIEIMACPGGCIGGGGQPYHHGDMDIIRKRQEAIYKEDAGKTRRKSHENQEVIKLYEEFLGKPYGHKAHELLHTAYQAKEKI; encoded by the coding sequence ATGAAAATGCTTAACATTACTATTAATGGTAAACAACTTCAAGTTGCTGAAGGTACAACTGTACTTAACGCTGCCAAAGAAGTTGGTGTTCATATTCCAACACTCTGTCACATGGACTTAGAAGGTTTCGGCATCGTAAACCAAGTGGCTTCATGCCGTGTCTGTGTAGTAGAAGTAGAAGGAAGACCAGCACTAGCTCCATCATGTGCTGAAAAATGTTTCGAAGGTATGGTAGTTAAAACGGATTCTATCCGTGCAATCACTGGTCGTCGTATGGCTGTAGAACTTCTACTGTCTAACCACCCTAAAGATTGCTTGACTTGTACTAAAAACTTAAGCTGTGAACTGCAATCACTTGCTAACGAACTTAACGTCCGTGAAATCAAGTGGGACGGCGAAATGATGGCGTTCGAGAAGGATACTACTTCTAAATCTATCGTTAAAGATCCAAACAAATGTGTTATGTGCAGACGTTGTGAAACAATGTGTAACACAGTTCAGACATGTGGAATTCTTTCAGCTGTAAACCGCGGATTCAACACATTCGTAGGTCCAGCGTTCAATATGGATATGGCTGATTCAAGCTGTACTTTCTGTGGTCAGTGTGTGGCTGTTTGTCCTACTGCTGCCCTTACAGAAGTAAATGACATCTCTAAAGTATGGTCTGCGCTTATGAACCCTAAGAAACACGTAATGGTACAGGTTGCTCCTGCTATCCGTGTTGCTATCGGTGAAGAGTTCGGTATCCCTGCTGGTGAGATCACTACTGGCAAACTAGCTGCTTCACTTCGTAAGTTAGGTTTTGACGGCGTATTCGATACAGATTTCGCAGCTGACCTTACAATCATGGAAGAAGCATCTGAACTTGTGCACAGACTTACGCACAACGGAACACTTCCAATCCTTACATCATGTTGTCCGGCTTGGGTTAAGTTCTTTGAACACCAATTCCCAGACATGCTAGACATTCCATCATCATGTAAGTCACCGCAAATCATGTTCGGTGCGGTTGCTAAAACTTACTACGCTGAGAAGAAAGGTCTTAATCCAGACGACATCACTGTTGTTTCGATCATGCCTTGCTTGGCTAAAAAAGCGGAAGCTGCTCGTCCAGAACTTGCAGGCGACGACCTACAAAACGTTGACTTGGTTCTTTCAACTCGTGAGTACGCTCAAATGCTTAAAGAAGCAGGCGTTGACTTTGCGAACCTTGAGGACGAGGATTTCGACAAAATGCTAGGTGAGTCTACTGGCGCATCTGTAATCTTCGGTGCTACAGGTGGTGTTATCGAGGCTGCTACTCGTACGGCTTACGAATGGGTAACTGGCGAAACTCTTGAAGATGTTAACTTCCATCAACTACGTGGTCTTGAAGGCATCCGTGCCGCTGAGATCCAAGTAGGTGACTTGACGCTTAACATCGGTATCGCTCACGGTCTTGGAAACGCTAGAAAACTTCTTGAAGACATCAGAGATGGAAAGTCTCACTTCCACGCGATCGAAATCATGGCTTGCCCTGGTGGATGTATCGGTGGTGGCGGACAGCCATATCACCACGGTGATATGGATATCATCAGAAAACGTCAAGAAGCGATCTACAAAGAAGACGCTGGCAAGACTAGACGTAAGTCTCATGAGAACCAAGAAGTCATCAAGCTTTATGAAGAGTTCCTTGGCAAGCCATATGGCCACAAGGCACATGAACTTCTACACACTGCCTACCAAGCTAAAGAAAAAATCTAA
- a CDS encoding pyruvate carboxylase has protein sequence MKQFKRVLVANRGEIAIRVIRACQELGIRTIAVYSNEDKNALFRHKADEAYEIGHNKSPVEAYLGIDDIIRVAKSKGADAIHPGYGFLAENAEFAKKCEQAGIVFIGPSHKAIHAMGDKILLKKMASEAGVPTIPGSKEPIGSIAGALEAANTCGYPVMIKAALGGGGRGMRIAVDEQALKAEFESAKREALKAFGCGDVFIEKFIKNPKHIEVQVIGDSSGEVLHLFERDCSIQRRHQKIIEFAPAIGISQKTKDALYEASIKIAKYAKYRNAGTVEFLVDENEDFFFIEMNPRIQVEHTITENITGIDIVQTQLLIASGYTFDSERLNLKQSEITTRGFSIQCRVTTEDPANGFMPDTGKLDVYRTASGFGIRLDGGNGFTGAVITPFYDSLLFKLTSSALRFEDAIKKASRALKETQITGVKTNIPFLLNVLNHEVFKNAACTTKFIELHEDLFDIKPKHDVEARVLNYIGQKVIHETKGDKPLFDVPVVPKTESIAYSFGTKQIFDQEGIEGLIAYIKESNSLLVTDTTMRDAQQSLMATRMRSVDMVKIAEATSKLASGLFSAEVWGGATFDVAYRFLNESPWERLREIRKRMPNVLLQMLIRGSNAVGYKNYPDNVIRAFIKTARENGVDLFRIFDSLNWIEGMKVSIDAVREVGGIAEVAICYTGDILDESKTKYTLDYYVKKAIEIEQAGAHILGIKDMAGLLKPYAAHKLIKALKDQISIPIHLHTHDTTGNGVATLLMAAEAGVDIIDTAFSSMSGLTSQPALNAVVAALKNTDRDTGLDLHHLQQISDYWSTVRDVYASYETGLKSPSAEIYEYEIPGGQYSNLKPQVDSFGLGHRFDEVKQMYKSVNELFGDIVKVTPSSKAVGDMAIFMVKNDLTPENIFEEGKGLTYPDSVVSLLKGMMGQPDEPFDEDLKALVLQGEQEIVVRPGSVLEDEDFEALKKKLLALNVEPSDENLLSYALYPKVFKSHIEHIKSNGDLSFLGSDVFFYGLREGETCDVLYEAGKMMTIRLVEIGKSDTSGRRRIQFDVNGNRREIEVVEKRTEKSMDEVRVKDNGIPEEIGASIPGTVAKVSVTEGEKVIAGQTLLVIEAMKMETEVKAPHDGIVKEIRAKVGGTVETSELVMVVSCGG, from the coding sequence ATGAAACAATTTAAAAGAGTGCTAGTCGCAAACAGAGGCGAAATCGCAATAAGGGTTATTCGTGCATGTCAGGAGCTTGGGATTCGGACTATCGCCGTCTATTCCAATGAGGATAAGAATGCGCTATTCAGACACAAGGCCGATGAGGCCTATGAGATAGGACATAACAAAAGTCCTGTTGAAGCGTATTTGGGCATTGACGACATTATTCGAGTCGCCAAGTCCAAGGGGGCGGATGCGATTCATCCCGGCTATGGTTTCTTAGCTGAAAACGCTGAGTTTGCTAAAAAGTGCGAGCAGGCGGGAATCGTCTTTATCGGTCCTAGCCATAAGGCGATCCATGCCATGGGCGACAAGATACTGTTAAAGAAGATGGCGAGTGAGGCTGGTGTGCCGACAATTCCTGGCTCTAAAGAACCGATCGGCTCCATAGCCGGTGCCTTAGAGGCGGCAAACACATGCGGTTACCCTGTGATGATCAAGGCGGCTCTTGGTGGAGGCGGTCGTGGAATGAGGATCGCTGTAGATGAACAGGCTTTGAAGGCGGAGTTCGAGAGCGCAAAGCGCGAAGCCCTAAAGGCGTTCGGATGTGGCGATGTGTTTATTGAGAAGTTTATCAAGAACCCAAAGCATATCGAAGTGCAGGTAATCGGGGATTCAAGCGGTGAGGTACTTCACTTGTTCGAAAGGGACTGCTCGATTCAGCGAAGGCACCAGAAAATCATCGAGTTTGCTCCAGCGATCGGTATCAGTCAAAAAACGAAGGATGCTCTTTACGAGGCGTCGATTAAAATCGCAAAATATGCCAAGTATAGGAATGCGGGAACCGTCGAATTTCTTGTGGATGAAAACGAAGACTTCTTCTTTATTGAGATGAATCCAAGGATTCAAGTGGAACATACGATTACAGAAAACATAACCGGCATCGATATCGTTCAAACACAACTGCTGATAGCGAGCGGCTATACCTTCGACAGCGAGAGACTCAACCTCAAGCAGAGCGAGATCACAACGAGAGGGTTTTCGATACAGTGCAGGGTGACGACAGAGGACCCTGCAAATGGATTCATGCCGGATACAGGAAAGCTAGACGTCTACAGAACGGCTTCAGGGTTTGGCATCAGACTCGATGGCGGAAACGGCTTCACAGGAGCAGTCATCACACCCTTTTATGACAGCCTGCTCTTTAAGCTCACTTCGTCCGCTCTTCGCTTCGAGGATGCGATAAAAAAGGCGTCGAGGGCGCTTAAGGAGACGCAGATAACAGGTGTGAAGACGAATATTCCTTTTTTACTTAACGTCTTGAACCATGAGGTTTTCAAGAATGCCGCCTGTACCACCAAGTTTATTGAACTGCACGAGGATCTCTTCGATATTAAGCCAAAACACGATGTCGAAGCTCGCGTACTAAATTATATCGGTCAAAAGGTGATTCACGAAACCAAAGGGGATAAGCCCTTGTTCGATGTCCCGGTAGTTCCAAAAACTGAATCGATAGCCTATTCCTTCGGTACTAAGCAGATTTTCGACCAGGAAGGGATAGAGGGCCTGATCGCCTACATCAAAGAAAGCAATTCCCTGCTTGTCACAGATACTACGATGCGCGATGCCCAGCAGTCGCTGATGGCCACAAGAATGCGTTCTGTGGATATGGTAAAGATAGCCGAGGCGACAAGCAAACTCGCATCGGGACTGTTTTCTGCCGAAGTATGGGGCGGAGCCACGTTTGATGTCGCCTATAGGTTCTTAAACGAATCGCCTTGGGAGCGTCTAAGGGAAATAAGAAAAAGAATGCCCAATGTGCTGCTTCAGATGCTGATTAGGGGTTCAAACGCGGTAGGCTACAAGAATTACCCCGACAATGTGATAAGGGCCTTCATAAAAACCGCCAGAGAAAACGGAGTGGACCTCTTTAGAATCTTCGATTCGCTCAATTGGATCGAGGGAATGAAGGTTTCAATTGATGCGGTGAGGGAAGTGGGCGGTATCGCTGAAGTTGCCATCTGCTATACCGGTGATATTCTGGATGAGAGCAAGACCAAATATACGCTTGATTACTACGTGAAAAAGGCGATTGAAATCGAACAGGCGGGAGCACACATACTGGGAATCAAAGATATGGCGGGACTTTTGAAGCCATATGCTGCGCATAAGCTGATCAAGGCCCTCAAGGACCAGATCAGCATACCGATCCATCTGCATACCCATGACACCACAGGAAACGGTGTCGCTACCCTTTTGATGGCGGCGGAAGCAGGCGTGGACATCATCGATACCGCATTCAGCAGCATGTCGGGTTTGACCTCTCAACCGGCCCTCAACGCCGTGGTCGCAGCCCTTAAGAATACGGATAGGGACACAGGCCTTGACCTGCACCATCTGCAGCAGATCTCGGACTACTGGTCTACGGTGAGGGACGTGTACGCATCCTATGAAACGGGACTTAAATCTCCAAGTGCGGAGATCTATGAATACGAAATACCGGGCGGACAGTACTCCAACTTGAAACCTCAGGTCGATAGCTTCGGACTAGGCCACCGGTTTGATGAAGTCAAACAGATGTATAAGAGTGTGAACGAACTGTTCGGGGATATCGTTAAAGTCACTCCTTCATCCAAAGCGGTAGGTGACATGGCCATCTTCATGGTCAAAAACGACCTGACGCCAGAAAATATTTTCGAAGAAGGCAAGGGGCTTACCTATCCCGACTCTGTGGTTTCCCTTTTGAAAGGGATGATGGGACAACCCGACGAGCCATTTGATGAGGACCTAAAAGCACTTGTGCTTCAAGGTGAGCAAGAAATCGTGGTCAGACCAGGGAGTGTCCTTGAAGATGAGGATTTTGAAGCGCTCAAGAAAAAGCTGCTTGCACTGAATGTTGAACCAAGCGATGAAAATCTGCTTAGTTATGCCCTGTATCCGAAGGTGTTCAAAAGCCATATCGAACACATCAAATCAAACGGGGACCTGTCCTTCCTAGGATCCGACGTCTTCTTCTATGGCCTACGCGAAGGTGAGACCTGTGATGTACTTTATGAAGCCGGTAAGATGATGACGATACGACTGGTCGAAATCGGTAAGTCGGACACTTCGGGTAGAAGAAGGATTCAGTTTGATGTCAACGGAAACAGAAGAGAAATCGAAGTTGTGGAAAAAAGAACAGAAAAAAGCATGGATGAAGTTAGGGTAAAAGACAACGGCATCCCTGAGGAAATCGGTGCAAGCATTCCCGGAACAGTTGCAAAAGTAAGTGTCACTGAAGGGGAGAAAGTCATCGCAGGACAAACGCTGCTTGTGATCGAAGCAATGAAGATGGAAACTGAAGTAAAAGCGCCGCATGACGGGATTGTTAAAGAGATCAGGGCCAAGGTCGGCGGGACGGTCGAGACTTCGGAACTTGTGATGGTTGTGAGTTGTGGGGGATGA